In Nitrosospira briensis C-128, a genomic segment contains:
- a CDS encoding XrtA system polysaccharide deacetylase, with protein sequence MTVDVEDYFQVSAFANHISRDSWASLSCRVEMNIDRILALLDEDRTKATFFTLGWIADRYPAMVKRIVASGHELASHGWGHYRVSDQEPHEFRNDIIQSKAILEDIGGQAVLGYRAPSFSIGSHNQWALDLLEEAGYRYSSSIYPIKHDHYGMPEAPRFAYYPRCNNRLLELPITTMRLFKRNIPAGGGGYFRLWPYPVSRWFLQRLNHLEHQSAIFYFHPWEIDHQQPRQKGLSMKTRFRHYYNLHRMEDRVKALTRDFEWDRMDRIFLS encoded by the coding sequence ATGACTGTCGACGTGGAGGATTACTTCCAGGTTTCCGCCTTCGCCAATCATATTTCACGGGACTCATGGGCATCTTTATCTTGCCGTGTAGAGATGAATATCGATCGTATTCTTGCTTTACTGGACGAGGATCGCACAAAAGCAACTTTTTTTACCCTTGGATGGATCGCCGATCGCTACCCCGCCATGGTAAAACGGATTGTCGCCAGCGGGCACGAACTTGCCAGCCATGGCTGGGGTCACTACCGTGTTTCGGATCAGGAACCCCATGAGTTTCGAAACGACATTATTCAAAGCAAAGCCATTCTCGAGGATATCGGTGGGCAGGCAGTGCTTGGCTACAGAGCGCCGAGCTTTTCCATAGGCAGCCATAATCAATGGGCGCTGGATTTGCTTGAAGAAGCAGGCTATCGCTACAGTTCCAGTATTTATCCCATCAAACACGACCACTACGGCATGCCGGAGGCCCCCCGTTTCGCCTATTATCCGCGCTGCAATAACCGATTACTGGAATTGCCTATCACCACGATGCGTCTATTCAAGCGGAACATCCCTGCAGGGGGAGGCGGCTATTTCCGGCTTTGGCCTTATCCGGTTTCGAGATGGTTCCTGCAGAGGCTGAATCACCTCGAGCATCAATCCGCAATCTTTTATTTCCATCCTTGGGAGATAGATCATCAGCAGCCGCGCCAGAAGGGCCTCAGTATGAAAACCCGCTTCCGCCACTACTATAATCTCCATCGAATGGAAGACCGTGTCAAAGCCCTCACCCGTGACTTCGAGTGGGATCGCATGGATCGGATTTTCCTGAGTTAA